A stretch of Ignavibacteria bacterium DNA encodes these proteins:
- a CDS encoding nuclear transport factor 2 family protein yields MTTQQLRTPEQCAQEQLDAYNARDIERFASVYADDIQCIDLATGTIFCNGRQSLLDRYGPMFAEHPDLHCRLVSRVVCPPFVFDEEDVTGIRPGSSLHAVATYECKNGLITRAWFVREDAA; encoded by the coding sequence ATGACCACACAACAACTACGAACACCTGAACAATGTGCTCAGGAACAGCTGGACGCGTATAATGCTCGAGATATCGAGCGCTTCGCCTCTGTCTATGCCGACGATATTCAATGCATCGATCTCGCTACCGGCACCATTTTCTGTAACGGCCGTCAGTCTCTTCTCGATCGATACGGTCCGATGTTCGCTGAACATCCTGACCTTCATTGCAGACTTGTGAGCCGCGTCGTCTGCCCGCCCTTCGTCTTCGATGAAGAGGACGTTACAGGTATTCGCCCCGGTTCTTCCCTTCATGCCGTTGCAACCTATGAATGCAAGAATGGCCTGATCACGCGCGCATGGTTTGTTCGGGAGGACGCTGCGTGA
- a CDS encoding PHP domain-containing protein, whose protein sequence is MTDPSLIGDLHSHTNRSDGLLTPHELVVKAEQAGMVALAITDHDNMDAFRMLRADGYNGPLHLVEGIEISCFEAGREVHLLAYYLDPDNEEIQKYEAFFREDRERRAREMVDRLKVARVNISFDEVAESAGKAPIGRPHVADVLVKRNIVSSIQAAFDAYLDVGKPGYVSKSPFPVSEAVQMVHRAGGITSVAHPGRHYADPRSFLTLVATGIDGIEVYHPSHWYVTREFYRVLSEQHGLLITGGSDFHGSRDYDERNFGAFGITADHLDNIQTRVVRIRRGS, encoded by the coding sequence GTGACCGACCCATCCTTGATCGGCGATCTGCATTCTCATACCAATCGCTCTGACGGACTTCTTACGCCTCACGAACTTGTTGTGAAGGCCGAACAGGCCGGAATGGTGGCACTTGCCATCACAGATCACGACAACATGGATGCGTTCCGGATGTTGCGTGCAGACGGATACAATGGCCCACTCCATCTTGTAGAAGGCATTGAGATCTCATGTTTCGAAGCCGGACGTGAGGTTCACCTGCTTGCCTATTATCTCGACCCAGATAACGAAGAGATCCAGAAATACGAGGCGTTCTTCCGCGAGGACCGGGAACGGCGTGCTCGCGAGATGGTAGACCGCCTCAAGGTTGCCCGTGTAAACATCTCGTTCGACGAAGTGGCAGAGTCCGCCGGCAAGGCGCCCATCGGTCGTCCGCACGTTGCCGACGTCCTCGTCAAACGCAACATTGTGTCCTCTATCCAAGCAGCCTTTGATGCCTACCTCGATGTTGGCAAACCCGGCTACGTTTCAAAAAGCCCCTTCCCTGTCTCGGAGGCAGTACAAATGGTCCATCGGGCAGGGGGCATCACATCGGTAGCACATCCCGGCAGACATTATGCAGACCCGAGGTCCTTCCTGACCTTGGTAGCAACGGGGATCGATGGTATCGAAGTCTATCACCCGTCCCATTGGTACGTTACGAGGGAATTCTATCGCGTACTCTCGGAGCAACATGGACTTCTCATCACGGGTGGCTCTGATTTCCACGGATCACGCGACTATGATGAACGCAACTTTGGCGCATTTGGAATAACGGCCGACCATCTCGACAACATTCAAACGCGTGTTGTACGCATCCGCAGAGGGAGTTAA
- a CDS encoding 6,7-dimethyl-8-ribityllumazine synthase, translating into MASTSSSSPLPETSPSGAGRRIGIVAARWHGIIVDALLDGAVQTLRSAGVRDQDVVIVRCPGSYEIPVCVKAIAMEQRVDAVIALGVVIRGDTAHFEYVSSPVAHSLMDIAVETGVPCLFGVLTTDTVEQAEARAGGVHGNKGSEAAVGALEMADVMERLRSEKP; encoded by the coding sequence ATGGCCAGTACATCCTCTTCCAGTCCCTTGCCGGAAACATCACCAAGCGGAGCCGGACGTAGAATTGGCATCGTTGCGGCACGGTGGCACGGGATCATTGTAGACGCACTTTTAGATGGGGCCGTACAGACGCTTCGCAGTGCAGGCGTCCGCGACCAGGACGTGGTGATCGTGCGTTGTCCGGGCAGCTACGAGATCCCTGTCTGCGTCAAGGCCATTGCTATGGAGCAGCGTGTAGATGCGGTGATAGCTCTTGGCGTTGTGATCCGTGGCGACACAGCCCATTTTGAGTACGTATCCTCACCTGTTGCACATAGTCTAATGGATATCGCCGTTGAGACCGGCGTTCCGTGTTTGTTTGGGGTGCTCACAACAGACACCGTGGAGCAGGCCGAAGCACGTGCCGGCGGCGTTCATGGCAATAAAGGGTCGGAAGCTGCCGTCGGAGCACTGGAAATGGCCGACGTTATGGAACGGCTTCGCAGCGAAAAACCCTAA
- a CDS encoding FAD-dependent oxidoreductase has product MNTRRDFLYTIILGSGAVFLAPLPGCGPARTADEVPPVTKIADPIRPRVGTPQFRVAHEFLRDGKPLPEPSTTVRRDVVVIGGGLSGLTAALVLQTNGVDSVLLESEPRLGGSAVSEKINTASVPLGSVYFVSRTEEIEMLIKATSIEPVQCPDDAYILRDGRIVQDLWSDSSLKGAIPDERDRDGMKRFRDVIAVMDADLPSYPLPKTLSPRMQELDAQSAANYIDRFASPTLEKIINAYSRSSMGAPSTRTNAYCLLNFYQSELGSSFGFSRYSFPGGTSRLATGVAAALENTKSAALVARVYETADDVQIDVVEADGTVTRYLSSFAVVAVPKYQLSRLLSDPGSHRLEALKKISYAPYATIQISSSIAIASGKAYDTWDLRVENSYTDVIDPMCIQPGATAHVVSLYVPLDPSQRSMLQDPEAFASFAAKTVEKFAAGLTEEQRLSIIDVHCWGWGHGIVVPTPKSHNGPAQTASVATARLRFAGTDSDCAPAIENATEQGARAARDIIAQLQQRSGR; this is encoded by the coding sequence GTGAACACACGCAGAGACTTCTTATACACGATCATTCTTGGTTCCGGCGCGGTGTTTCTTGCACCGCTGCCGGGCTGTGGTCCGGCGCGTACGGCAGATGAAGTGCCTCCTGTAACGAAGATCGCCGATCCCATACGCCCGCGCGTGGGGACGCCGCAGTTTCGTGTTGCCCATGAATTTCTACGCGATGGCAAGCCCCTTCCGGAACCATCTACAACGGTGCGTAGAGATGTTGTTGTGATCGGTGGGGGACTCTCCGGACTCACGGCGGCTCTGGTGTTGCAAACGAATGGAGTCGACAGTGTTCTGCTTGAGTCAGAACCACGTTTAGGCGGATCCGCGGTGAGCGAGAAGATCAACACCGCATCTGTTCCGCTAGGCAGTGTGTATTTCGTGAGCCGCACCGAAGAGATCGAAATGTTGATCAAGGCAACATCGATCGAACCTGTGCAGTGTCCGGATGATGCGTACATTCTTCGTGATGGTCGCATCGTGCAGGATCTTTGGTCGGATAGTTCATTGAAGGGGGCTATCCCTGACGAACGCGACCGTGACGGGATGAAACGCTTTCGCGATGTTATCGCTGTGATGGATGCAGATCTGCCATCGTATCCGCTGCCAAAGACGTTGTCACCGCGAATGCAGGAACTCGATGCTCAGTCGGCCGCAAACTACATCGATCGTTTTGCATCGCCCACACTCGAGAAGATCATCAATGCCTATAGTAGGTCATCAATGGGAGCCCCTTCCACAAGGACCAATGCCTACTGTCTGCTGAACTTCTATCAGTCTGAGCTTGGTTCATCCTTTGGATTCTCGCGGTATAGTTTCCCGGGCGGAACAAGTCGTCTGGCTACGGGTGTTGCAGCTGCGTTGGAGAATACCAAGTCTGCTGCACTCGTGGCTCGCGTATATGAAACGGCTGACGATGTGCAGATCGATGTTGTTGAAGCAGATGGTACTGTCACACGATACTTGTCATCGTTTGCTGTTGTTGCAGTTCCGAAGTACCAATTGTCGAGGCTGTTATCTGATCCCGGCTCACATCGTCTTGAGGCATTGAAGAAGATCTCTTACGCTCCCTACGCCACAATTCAGATCAGCTCGAGTATTGCCATCGCATCGGGCAAGGCCTACGATACCTGGGACCTACGGGTTGAGAATTCCTACACTGATGTGATCGATCCGATGTGTATCCAACCAGGGGCCACTGCACACGTGGTATCATTGTACGTTCCGCTCGATCCATCACAACGATCCATGTTGCAGGATCCCGAAGCATTTGCATCCTTCGCAGCGAAGACCGTTGAAAAGTTTGCCGCCGGACTTACAGAAGAACAGCGTCTCTCCATCATCGACGTTCATTGCTGGGGTTGGGGTCACGGTATCGTTGTTCCCACACCGAAGTCGCATAATGGTCCGGCACAGACAGCAAGTGTTGCAACGGCGCGGCTTCGTTTTGCCGGCACCGATAGCGATTGTGCTCCGGCAATAGAGAATGCAACGGAGCAGGGGGCAAGAGCAGCGCGCGACATTATCGCCCAATTGCAACAGAGATCAGGCCGCTGA
- a CDS encoding DUF1501 domain-containing protein, with product MKRRTFLSTTAAAAVGTQVLGGVPLKAFSPFDLGEHVQADDDRILIVIQMFGGNDGMNMIIPADDPEYYKIRPSIAVPKEKAINVLSRVYMHPSLDSDAPYNLRRMFEDGRLAIVNGIGYEAPSLSHFRSTDIWLSGFNSSDPNKRLVDGWLGRYWSNKINGFPEVLPPDPIAVQIGGSLSMLLQSPKGDIGIALTDPQKFFELGQGLSPDMDPMPEDTRYGREFNFVRLVAEQSDRYSTVVKNAFDKGENKATYDDTNFVKQMKLVARLISGGLKSKIYLVYMGGFDTHVQQQDENLNGLHPYLLEKLSTGIGTFMQDALIQGFADRVVGMTVSEFGRRPYENGSRGTDHGAASVQFVWGNGVRAGVYGEMPDLKNFDSNGDLRYQWDYRRVYADVLENWFGGTPENTETVLEDKVLPLGVLQRATSVDDTYAGKVQVDVRVMPQPMTDHSVLEWYQPVPGLVNVEIYGSEGRFLQTLYTDRVMPGTIRVPVRGIASGSYICTVTVNGARTVVPLTVVK from the coding sequence ATGAAACGTCGTACCTTCCTCTCGACAACTGCGGCAGCCGCTGTTGGCACTCAGGTCCTTGGGGGCGTCCCTCTAAAGGCGTTCTCACCGTTCGATCTCGGCGAACACGTGCAAGCCGATGATGATCGCATCCTTATTGTGATCCAAATGTTCGGCGGTAATGATGGTATGAACATGATCATCCCAGCTGATGATCCTGAGTACTACAAGATCCGTCCGAGCATCGCCGTCCCCAAGGAAAAGGCGATCAACGTGCTCTCGCGCGTCTATATGCACCCGTCTCTCGACTCCGACGCACCGTATAATCTCCGACGGATGTTTGAAGATGGCAGACTTGCCATCGTCAATGGGATCGGCTATGAAGCCCCTTCCCTTTCTCACTTCCGCTCCACGGATATCTGGTTGAGCGGATTCAATTCGTCCGACCCGAACAAGCGACTTGTTGATGGTTGGCTCGGACGCTATTGGTCCAATAAGATCAATGGTTTCCCCGAGGTCCTTCCGCCGGATCCTATCGCCGTTCAGATAGGGGGCTCCTTGTCGATGCTCTTGCAAAGTCCAAAGGGTGATATCGGTATCGCTCTAACGGATCCGCAGAAGTTCTTTGAACTTGGACAAGGTCTGTCACCCGACATGGATCCGATGCCCGAAGACACACGATATGGACGTGAGTTCAACTTCGTGCGTTTGGTTGCTGAACAATCAGACCGGTACTCAACTGTGGTGAAGAATGCCTTTGATAAGGGTGAGAACAAGGCAACCTACGATGACACGAACTTCGTAAAGCAGATGAAGCTTGTTGCTCGTCTCATCAGCGGCGGCTTGAAGTCGAAGATCTACCTTGTCTACATGGGCGGGTTTGATACCCACGTGCAACAGCAGGACGAAAATCTCAATGGACTTCATCCATATCTGTTGGAGAAGCTCTCTACAGGTATCGGCACGTTTATGCAGGATGCTCTTATCCAAGGCTTTGCTGATCGTGTTGTTGGTATGACCGTTTCGGAATTCGGCAGACGTCCATACGAGAATGGCAGTCGAGGCACTGACCACGGCGCAGCATCCGTCCAATTCGTGTGGGGCAATGGCGTCCGCGCCGGTGTCTATGGCGAAATGCCGGATCTGAAGAACTTCGACAGCAATGGCGATCTCCGATATCAGTGGGACTACCGTCGGGTCTATGCCGACGTGTTGGAGAACTGGTTCGGTGGTACGCCCGAAAACACCGAGACCGTCCTGGAAGACAAGGTCCTGCCATTAGGCGTTTTGCAACGCGCTACCAGCGTGGATGACACCTATGCAGGCAAGGTCCAGGTAGACGTACGCGTGATGCCTCAGCCGATGACGGATCACTCCGTCCTCGAATGGTATCAACCCGTTCCGGGTCTGGTGAACGTAGAGATCTATGGCAGCGAAGGCAGATTCCTACAAACCCTCTACACGGATCGTGTGATGCCGGGCACCATTCGTGTGCCGGTCCGTGGCATCGCATCCGGATCCTACATCTGCACCGTTACCGTCAATGGCGCTCGGACCGTTGTGCCGCTCACGGTTGTGAAATAG
- a CDS encoding DUF1800 family protein, giving the protein MNRRNLFTSLVRASQRGGGALDAAPVVQAGLEPYTTPLTLEDVFHLYRRLGFSVSMPVATSHVGKQAADLVEQLLGQDDPGDPTPDMAFAKWRDPATQQMVDYTENPQGADIQTRLAIEGWWKANHRTFSNWWLGTMSRDASSVERLTLFWMSHWCTEFSFDETYMVPQMHYRHYRMLRKNRLGNFPSMALDVTVDNAMVFYLGGTYNEVGKPNENYGRELLELFTTGIGWYTEGDVKEAARVLTGWKASRFNDQPAPKGIYNTWFDANKHDTGAKEFLGVTIPARTADNNTEFQVLNEEVFELIKIIFRVRPDAVSRFIARKAYLYFVYSSKGDVDESFLNDLAAEFRAANFDIKPMLKKLFTSQHFFDPALRGVQIKTPVEYVVGLQRQFGVDEADPQNWVLEMDQVMFDPPNVAGWPGHHTWISTNTYPRRREFARKLIDAMTDARANAFIREFADYDDVAKFVLGVTKFLLPVDVSQARLDFYKSALLEGQPDYTWAEKLDVPSAAARAMRELLKAIAKAPDFQLC; this is encoded by the coding sequence ATGAACAGACGAAACCTCTTTACAAGTTTGGTGCGCGCTTCACAGCGCGGCGGAGGTGCACTCGATGCAGCTCCGGTGGTGCAAGCCGGTCTTGAACCGTACACCACACCGCTCACGCTTGAGGATGTATTCCACCTCTACCGCCGGCTTGGGTTCTCTGTGTCCATGCCTGTTGCTACGTCCCACGTTGGCAAGCAAGCAGCGGACCTCGTAGAGCAGCTGCTGGGTCAGGATGATCCGGGTGATCCGACCCCGGACATGGCCTTTGCCAAATGGCGAGACCCTGCAACACAGCAGATGGTGGACTACACGGAAAATCCACAAGGCGCTGACATTCAAACGCGTCTTGCCATCGAAGGATGGTGGAAGGCCAATCATCGAACGTTCTCCAACTGGTGGCTGGGGACAATGTCCCGTGATGCCAGCTCCGTTGAACGTCTCACGTTGTTCTGGATGAGCCATTGGTGTACGGAGTTCTCGTTCGACGAGACGTACATGGTTCCGCAAATGCACTATCGTCACTATCGGATGTTGCGCAAGAATCGCTTGGGGAATTTCCCGTCGATGGCTCTTGATGTTACGGTCGATAACGCAATGGTCTTCTACCTCGGCGGTACCTACAACGAAGTAGGGAAGCCGAATGAGAACTACGGTAGAGAATTGCTTGAGCTCTTCACAACAGGAATTGGTTGGTATACAGAAGGCGACGTGAAAGAAGCCGCCCGCGTCCTCACCGGATGGAAGGCGTCTCGCTTTAACGACCAACCAGCACCGAAGGGGATCTACAACACGTGGTTCGATGCGAATAAGCATGACACAGGCGCGAAGGAATTCTTGGGTGTGACCATTCCGGCACGCACAGCTGACAACAACACGGAGTTTCAGGTACTCAACGAAGAAGTCTTTGAACTCATCAAGATCATCTTCCGTGTACGCCCAGACGCAGTGTCACGGTTTATCGCCCGCAAGGCCTACCTGTACTTCGTGTATAGCTCAAAGGGCGATGTTGATGAATCGTTCTTGAACGATCTCGCCGCAGAATTCCGTGCTGCAAACTTTGACATAAAGCCGATGTTGAAGAAGCTCTTTACAAGTCAACACTTCTTCGATCCCGCTCTTCGTGGTGTTCAGATCAAGACACCAGTCGAATATGTAGTAGGACTGCAACGTCAGTTCGGCGTTGATGAAGCAGATCCGCAGAACTGGGTCCTGGAAATGGATCAAGTAATGTTCGATCCGCCGAATGTAGCAGGTTGGCCCGGACATCATACGTGGATCAGCACAAACACCTATCCGCGTAGGCGTGAGTTTGCGCGCAAGCTCATCGATGCCATGACCGATGCCCGTGCGAATGCCTTCATCCGTGAATTCGCAGACTATGATGATGTTGCCAAGTTCGTTCTTGGTGTAACCAAGTTCTTGTTGCCGGTGGATGTTTCTCAGGCACGACTCGACTTCTACAAGAGTGCGCTCTTGGAAGGTCAGCCCGACTACACGTGGGCAGAAAAGCTCGACGTACCATCTGCAGCTGCACGTGCGATGCGTGAACTGCTGAAGGCCATTGCTAAGGCCCCGGACTTCCAACTATGTTAA
- a CDS encoding LysE family transporter: MIIALLVGALVGYVLAIPPGPIGMASVRTGLRDGWRQAIKLSVGAGLLDLIYCSLAMWASSWVVDLLRSMEGGNPIVTLSIQLVIVLFMIGFGIFQIREHPVKGVDPEKHKRGDKLLSRVTSNGPFFVGVGFAVANLANPTFIPAVMAMTTFIQKMGVFEQTFLNAMAFSVGFGAGNTLWLMTLVRLVLAFRDKMTPKFIHRIQQGTGVTLILFAAFYCYRILSATPWDEIRKIIAPV, encoded by the coding sequence ATGATCATCGCTCTTCTCGTTGGGGCACTCGTAGGATATGTTCTTGCGATCCCACCCGGACCGATCGGGATGGCATCTGTCCGAACCGGACTTCGAGATGGATGGCGTCAGGCTATCAAGCTCAGTGTCGGTGCGGGCCTGCTCGACCTGATCTACTGCTCTCTCGCAATGTGGGCAAGTTCGTGGGTTGTGGACCTCCTCCGTTCGATGGAAGGGGGCAACCCTATCGTTACACTCTCCATCCAACTGGTCATCGTCCTCTTCATGATCGGCTTTGGCATCTTCCAGATCCGAGAGCACCCAGTTAAAGGAGTGGATCCCGAGAAGCATAAGCGAGGCGACAAACTTCTCTCCAGAGTTACCTCGAACGGTCCGTTCTTTGTTGGCGTTGGTTTTGCCGTTGCAAATCTTGCCAACCCTACGTTCATCCCGGCCGTGATGGCCATGACCACGTTCATTCAAAAGATGGGTGTATTCGAGCAGACCTTCCTCAACGCCATGGCGTTCTCTGTAGGATTTGGAGCAGGAAATACCCTTTGGCTGATGACCTTGGTCCGACTTGTCTTGGCCTTCCGAGATAAGATGACGCCCAAGTTCATTCATCGGATTCAACAGGGAACCGGTGTAACGCTCATCCTATTTGCGGCATTCTACTGCTACCGTATTCTCAGTGCCACTCCGTGGGATGAGATCCGTAAAATCATTGCGCCTGTCTAA
- a CDS encoding amino acid permease, which produces MTQSSGRKGLVATLGLFTTTSLVVGGMIGSGIFRNPSAMASFLHSPELLLGVWVVAGLVTMFGALTNAEVAGLIPITGGQYQYFRVMYGDFMAFLYGWALFVVIQSGSIASITFVFAEYFNTVVPLWELDESTATAWAISLPFATIYPLKQIGIKLMTFGAVAGLTLINALGVKEGGRVQGLFTVAKVAAILFLVVMAFTSTSGHVGNIVASSSTTVPVGTALMFALAMAMNKALWSYDGWNNLTYVSGEVKNPQVTVPRALMLGTAICISVYVLINIAYLTILPIDALSASSAVARDAAFIMMGTFGAVFVSVAVMVSTIGTSNGTILATSRVYYSMANEGMFFKGAGVVHDRFRTPVRSLTLQLGWTTVLIFSGTFDMLTDMLIFVSWGFYALGAYGVFVLRRKMPDAHRPYKTWGYPVVPIVFILFAVTFLGFTIFSDVENYRNGSAPVINSLWGVILLTSGIPFYWWFKKRGQYSR; this is translated from the coding sequence ATGACGCAGAGTTCTGGTCGTAAAGGGCTTGTAGCTACACTTGGATTGTTCACCACAACATCTCTTGTTGTTGGCGGAATGATCGGATCGGGGATCTTTCGCAATCCATCGGCGATGGCGAGTTTTCTCCATTCACCGGAGCTGCTGCTGGGCGTGTGGGTGGTTGCCGGACTTGTAACGATGTTTGGTGCGCTGACCAATGCAGAGGTGGCCGGACTGATCCCCATCACCGGCGGACAGTATCAGTACTTCCGGGTGATGTATGGCGACTTCATGGCCTTTCTCTACGGTTGGGCCTTGTTCGTTGTGATCCAGTCGGGCTCGATTGCCTCTATCACCTTTGTGTTTGCCGAGTACTTCAACACCGTTGTCCCGCTCTGGGAACTGGATGAATCCACTGCCACGGCCTGGGCTATCTCACTTCCCTTTGCAACGATCTATCCGCTCAAGCAGATCGGTATCAAGCTCATGACGTTTGGTGCAGTTGCCGGACTCACGCTGATCAATGCCCTTGGAGTGAAGGAAGGTGGACGTGTTCAGGGGCTCTTTACAGTAGCCAAGGTAGCAGCCATTCTCTTCCTTGTTGTGATGGCCTTCACCAGCACAAGCGGTCACGTTGGCAACATCGTTGCCTCTTCATCCACCACGGTGCCGGTTGGCACTGCCTTGATGTTCGCCCTGGCCATGGCCATGAACAAGGCTCTTTGGTCATACGACGGGTGGAACAACCTTACCTATGTGAGCGGTGAAGTGAAAAATCCGCAGGTGACCGTTCCTCGTGCACTTATGCTCGGCACGGCTATCTGCATCAGCGTCTATGTCCTGATCAACATCGCCTATCTCACCATCCTCCCCATCGACGCTCTCAGTGCATCGTCTGCCGTTGCACGAGACGCCGCCTTCATCATGATGGGCACCTTTGGTGCGGTGTTTGTAAGTGTTGCGGTGATGGTCTCCACCATTGGCACCTCCAACGGAACCATCCTTGCAACTTCACGCGTGTATTATTCGATGGCCAACGAAGGGATGTTCTTTAAGGGGGCTGGTGTGGTACACGACCGGTTCCGTACGCCGGTTCGCTCACTCACGCTGCAGCTGGGTTGGACCACGGTTCTGATCTTTTCCGGCACCTTCGATATGCTCACCGACATGTTGATCTTTGTGAGCTGGGGCTTCTATGCCCTTGGTGCATATGGAGTGTTCGTTCTCCGGCGGAAGATGCCCGATGCACATAGACCGTACAAGACCTGGGGATATCCTGTTGTGCCCATCGTCTTCATTCTCTTTGCTGTGACCTTCTTGGGCTTCACCATCTTCTCCGACGTAGAGAACTACAGAAACGGAAGCGCCCCAGTGATCAACTCACTCTGGGGCGTCATCCTGCTTACGTCGGGAATACCGTTCTACTGGTGGTTCAAAAAACGAGGCCAATACTCACGTTAA
- a CDS encoding outer membrane beta-barrel protein, with protein sequence MFCTRFVSTAIVFLTFAAFSVSPVDAAEEGKGGEPFSIGVYLGPSIPSESIEQIYDSIDTTGIGAAYETASSLGYHLGAKLRFGLSDAFSFSGGIQYTQFPGQDQTAVLDNGTRIQLQTVTTYVPVYAGVTFIPMQGLFRPYVSTELMYSYRNVSVSEGNSIVENLITGTGQELEPQTSRFGAAITGGLEFNLGGLRPFLEMKYNWTNLVGKEDGEATMSFLNVSIGLVF encoded by the coding sequence ATGTTTTGTACCCGCTTTGTCTCAACAGCGATCGTTTTTTTAACCTTCGCAGCGTTCTCCGTCAGTCCTGTCGATGCTGCAGAAGAAGGTAAGGGTGGGGAGCCATTCTCGATCGGCGTCTACCTCGGACCAAGTATTCCGAGTGAGTCCATTGAGCAGATCTATGATTCGATCGATACAACGGGTATCGGTGCAGCATATGAAACGGCATCAAGTCTTGGCTACCATCTCGGTGCCAAACTGCGGTTCGGACTCTCCGATGCGTTCAGTTTCTCCGGGGGTATTCAATACACACAGTTCCCGGGTCAGGATCAGACGGCCGTGCTCGACAATGGAACGCGGATTCAGCTGCAGACGGTAACAACCTATGTACCTGTCTATGCCGGTGTCACGTTCATCCCGATGCAGGGACTCTTCCGTCCGTATGTGTCCACGGAGCTCATGTATTCGTATCGCAATGTATCGGTGAGCGAAGGCAACAGCATTGTCGAAAACCTCATCACGGGTACTGGACAAGAACTCGAGCCACAAACATCACGGTTTGGTGCTGCGATAACAGGCGGACTGGAGTTCAATCTTGGTGGTTTGCGTCCGTTCCTCGAAATGAAGTATAACTGGACGAATCTCGTGGGCAAGGAAGACGGAGAGGCAACGATGTCGTTTCTTAACGTGAGTATTGGCCTCGTTTTTTGA